The following coding sequences lie in one Thalassoglobus polymorphus genomic window:
- a CDS encoding YwiC-like family protein: MSLPAATMPDPPYDASVATATKPRTDSQNSSSPADEREKVARNAKSDRLNPKEHGAYAILGIPLVAALIISGLTPETVLVAIAAVAAFLAHEPLLIISGSRGKRARESTPFVTRTLIVRLSIAVVCGTTAFCLSGNATRFGLIACVVFASLEFVISTGGHNRTLAAQLLGIGGLALPSAVVLLAGGIEITTAVQFWLIWFAGRVATTVSVRSTITRHKISATAWAKRTCDILLFISFLACFAGIGIGSSLWIVTIPMLLAATVMRITTPHPKHMKQIGWSLLMVNILSGVVAIGAWNYF, encoded by the coding sequence ATGAGTCTGCCAGCCGCAACCATGCCCGACCCCCCGTACGACGCCTCCGTAGCGACCGCTACCAAACCGAGGACCGACTCACAAAATTCGTCGTCGCCAGCTGACGAACGTGAGAAAGTAGCCCGAAATGCGAAGTCCGATCGGCTGAACCCGAAAGAGCATGGAGCGTACGCAATACTGGGGATTCCGCTGGTTGCAGCACTCATTATTTCAGGTTTGACACCAGAAACGGTGCTTGTTGCCATCGCAGCAGTTGCTGCGTTTCTTGCTCATGAACCGTTGCTGATCATTTCTGGGAGCAGAGGCAAACGAGCCCGTGAGTCAACACCGTTCGTCACGCGGACGCTCATTGTGCGTCTCAGCATAGCTGTCGTTTGCGGAACAACTGCGTTCTGCTTAAGCGGAAATGCGACACGGTTTGGACTGATCGCTTGTGTGGTCTTCGCCAGTCTCGAATTCGTGATCTCAACCGGCGGACACAATCGGACACTCGCTGCCCAATTGCTGGGGATCGGCGGCCTCGCCTTACCGAGTGCCGTCGTTTTACTGGCCGGAGGTATCGAGATCACAACAGCTGTACAGTTCTGGCTGATTTGGTTTGCGGGCCGTGTTGCAACGACAGTCAGCGTTCGATCCACGATCACTCGACACAAAATCTCCGCGACCGCATGGGCAAAGCGAACCTGCGACATTCTGCTGTTCATCTCTTTCTTAGCCTGCTTCGCGGGAATTGGCATTGGCAGTTCACTATGGATTGTGACCATCCCAATGCTGTTGGCAGCGACAGTGATGCGAATCACGACGCCACACCCGAAGCACATGAAGCAAATCGGCTGGAGCCTGCTCATGGTCAATATACTGAGTGGAGTCGTAGCTATTGGAGCGTGGAACTATTTCTAG
- the ric gene encoding iron-sulfur cluster repair di-iron protein: MLNNQESPTTLTLTDSVGEWVTRHPATSRVFEQHGIDYCCGGKRPLQEACSSKKVDIQTVLTQLDDVTSGRDRKTDPDEAFTSKSLSEMCDEIEVTHHAYLKKELPRLTQLVDKVASVHGSQHPWLGRLLESFRELYQELVPHMRKEEQVLFPAIRMIEQAKTVPAFPFGSVDNPISMMEHEHDVAGQALKQIRDSSSDFTLPEGGCNTFRAMLDGLRELESDLHRHIHKENNVLFPRASQLAAKLSDAAKKGSQV; this comes from the coding sequence ATGCTGAACAACCAAGAGAGCCCAACGACTCTGACGCTGACCGATTCTGTCGGTGAGTGGGTAACGAGACACCCCGCAACGTCGCGAGTCTTCGAACAGCACGGAATCGACTACTGTTGCGGTGGGAAACGTCCACTCCAGGAAGCATGCTCTTCCAAAAAAGTCGACATCCAGACCGTACTGACCCAGTTGGACGATGTCACTTCAGGTCGGGATCGCAAAACTGATCCGGACGAAGCCTTCACATCGAAGTCATTGTCGGAAATGTGTGACGAGATCGAAGTCACTCATCATGCCTACTTGAAAAAGGAACTCCCACGATTGACCCAACTCGTGGACAAAGTTGCATCTGTACATGGCAGTCAGCATCCATGGTTAGGTCGTCTCCTCGAATCGTTTAGAGAGCTTTATCAGGAACTTGTGCCACACATGAGGAAGGAAGAGCAAGTCCTGTTTCCGGCGATTCGCATGATCGAACAGGCCAAAACTGTCCCAGCCTTTCCATTCGGCTCAGTCGACAATCCGATCAGTATGATGGAACATGAACATGATGTTGCTGGTCAGGCGTTGAAGCAAATCCGTGACAGTTCGTCTGATTTCACGCTCCCGGAAGGTGGTTGCAACACATTCCGGGCTATGCTGGATGGGCTCCGCGAATTGGAATCTGACCTGCACAGACATATTCACAAAGAGAATAACGTGCTCTTCCCACGTGCGTCTCAGCTAGCAGCTAAGCTAAGCGATGCGGCAAAGAAAGGAAGCCAAGTCTGA
- the hmpA gene encoding NO-inducible flavohemoprotein, with the protein MLSEKTVRIVKEITPLVAANSEVITTRFYERMFKGNPEVKAFFNQAHQHSGGQQRALAGAICAYFSNIDNLEALGPAVELVAQKHCSLGIKPEHYPIVGKHLLDAIKDVMGEAATDEIIDAVAEAYGVLADVCIGRESEIYNDQKTKVGGWNGYRKLVVDRKVPENDIVTSFYLKPVDGNPLPDYLPGQYITVRIDHPTTPTSPRNYSLSDRPGTGHFRISVKREPSLVDGAPNGLISNYLHDSVEVGDEIEVGPPCGEFTLDPTTTNGRSIVFLAGGIGITPLLSMAKSLAHAKVSTPIYFLQAARNSLAHAMAEEVRELSSNGANIQTKVIYDAPLADDLEAVKCDAEGLVTKERLSEWTPVNDSEFYLCGPPPFMAGMLSNLRELGVDESRVRHEFFGPKQALEV; encoded by the coding sequence ATGCTCAGCGAAAAAACTGTCCGAATCGTCAAAGAGATTACTCCCCTCGTTGCCGCCAACTCCGAGGTCATTACGACACGATTCTATGAACGGATGTTCAAAGGAAACCCCGAGGTCAAAGCCTTCTTCAATCAGGCTCACCAACATAGTGGGGGCCAGCAGAGAGCACTCGCTGGAGCGATTTGTGCGTACTTCTCCAACATTGACAACCTTGAAGCTTTGGGCCCGGCGGTGGAACTGGTTGCTCAAAAACACTGTTCACTCGGCATCAAGCCAGAGCATTATCCGATTGTAGGAAAGCACCTGCTCGACGCAATCAAAGATGTGATGGGCGAGGCCGCGACTGACGAAATCATCGATGCTGTCGCTGAAGCGTACGGCGTACTGGCCGACGTCTGTATTGGTCGCGAGTCCGAAATTTACAACGATCAGAAAACGAAAGTCGGCGGCTGGAACGGTTATCGTAAACTTGTCGTAGATCGCAAAGTTCCCGAAAACGATATCGTCACATCGTTCTACCTCAAACCGGTTGATGGCAATCCGCTGCCTGATTACCTGCCCGGACAGTATATCACCGTCCGAATTGATCATCCGACAACACCAACATCGCCACGGAACTACAGCCTTTCGGATCGCCCCGGCACAGGACACTTCCGTATTAGTGTCAAACGTGAACCGTCGCTGGTCGACGGTGCTCCGAACGGCTTGATCTCAAACTATCTTCACGATTCAGTGGAGGTCGGCGACGAGATTGAGGTCGGCCCTCCATGTGGCGAGTTCACGCTTGACCCGACCACCACGAACGGTCGTTCAATTGTATTTCTTGCGGGGGGCATCGGCATTACCCCTTTGCTGTCGATGGCAAAATCGCTGGCCCACGCAAAAGTCAGTACGCCGATCTACTTCCTGCAGGCAGCCAGAAACAGCCTCGCACATGCAATGGCAGAGGAAGTTCGCGAACTCTCATCCAACGGCGCCAACATTCAGACGAAAGTCATTTACGACGCTCCGTTAGCTGATGATTTAGAAGCAGTCAAATGCGATGCAGAAGGATTGGTCACGAAAGAGAGACTCAGTGAATGGACTCCCGTCAATGATTCCGAATTCTACCTGTGCGGTCCTCCTCCTTTCATGGCAGGCATGCTTTCTAACCTTCGTGAATTAGGTGTGGATGAAAGTCGAGTCCGCCACGAATTCTTCGGTCCCAAGCAAGCACTTGAGGTGTAA
- a CDS encoding RrF2 family transcriptional regulator, translating to MISKTAEYALRAVTCLAADADRPLSADVLAEKTKVPRRYLTRVMQDLATAGLVSSRSGPGGGYELAHEISDLTILDVVNAVAPLERINSCPLGLTSHTSLCPLHAELDRAYAATEAAFAAVTISKLLSSTSSIVPLCEDTE from the coding sequence ATGATCTCCAAAACCGCTGAATATGCTTTACGTGCAGTGACCTGCTTGGCAGCGGATGCGGACAGGCCACTCTCAGCTGACGTTCTGGCTGAGAAAACCAAGGTTCCCCGGCGATATCTGACCCGCGTGATGCAGGATTTGGCGACTGCAGGATTAGTCAGTTCGCGAAGCGGCCCGGGTGGTGGGTATGAATTGGCCCATGAAATATCGGATTTGACGATTCTGGATGTTGTCAACGCGGTCGCACCGCTGGAGAGAATCAATTCGTGTCCGCTGGGACTGACCTCGCACACTTCACTTTGCCCATTGCATGCCGAACTCGATCGAGCTTACGCAGCGACCGAGGCTGCCTTTGCAGCCGTCACGATCAGCAAGCTTTTGAGTTCCACAAGCTCAATCGTTCCATTATGTGAGGACACGGAGTGA
- a CDS encoding tellurite resistance/C4-dicarboxylate transporter family protein, which produces MSESNRIERGSFDYASLDPSCFSIVMATGIVSIAIAHVATAYVEAAHVGAVDVGVAGSWLSMVSLALLWINVCLFALQIMLTGVRVLRSFPRVIADLFDHKRAFGFFSMVAASAVLGGQFLLIADIPGVALALWCFAAALWLIFTYLIFTCVTIMRNKPSLNDGLHGGWLLAVVATQAVSILGVLCVEFVEFGDLILFVSLALWLSGGMLYVLIISLIFYRYCFGAIDVESMSPPYWINMGAMAISTLAGTTLIEAAHSSPLLTQILPFMKGMALLCWSTATWWIPLLVMLGLWRHLSQRKKLEYDLRYWSIVFPLGMYSVSTRGVSHAMNVHLLDQLSILFAYIALAAWLLTSVGLGRHLIRGFYRSGEPSAPNSRASGGDSC; this is translated from the coding sequence TTGAGCGAATCAAACCGAATTGAGAGAGGATCTTTCGACTACGCGTCTCTTGACCCGTCTTGCTTTTCAATCGTGATGGCGACCGGCATCGTTTCGATCGCGATTGCCCATGTCGCAACTGCGTACGTTGAGGCTGCCCATGTCGGGGCTGTTGATGTCGGGGTTGCAGGCTCGTGGCTCAGCATGGTGTCGCTCGCCTTGCTGTGGATCAACGTCTGTCTCTTTGCTTTGCAAATCATGCTGACAGGGGTGCGCGTGCTCCGGTCTTTCCCAAGGGTCATCGCGGACTTATTTGATCACAAACGAGCATTTGGTTTCTTTTCGATGGTCGCAGCGTCAGCTGTTCTGGGAGGCCAATTCTTACTGATTGCGGACATCCCAGGTGTTGCTCTGGCGCTGTGGTGTTTTGCCGCTGCCTTGTGGTTGATTTTTACCTACCTCATTTTCACATGCGTCACGATCATGCGAAACAAGCCGAGCCTTAATGATGGGCTTCATGGAGGTTGGTTACTGGCTGTGGTGGCGACTCAAGCTGTTTCGATTCTCGGTGTGTTGTGCGTTGAGTTCGTCGAATTTGGCGATTTGATACTGTTTGTTTCGCTGGCGTTGTGGCTGAGTGGCGGAATGCTTTATGTCTTGATCATTTCGCTGATCTTCTATCGCTACTGCTTTGGGGCAATTGATGTTGAATCAATGTCGCCGCCGTACTGGATCAACATGGGAGCGATGGCGATCTCCACGTTGGCGGGGACCACGCTGATCGAAGCTGCACACAGTTCGCCATTGCTGACTCAGATTTTGCCGTTCATGAAAGGGATGGCGCTGCTGTGCTGGTCGACTGCGACGTGGTGGATTCCATTGTTAGTCATGCTGGGACTTTGGCGACATCTCTCCCAGCGAAAAAAACTGGAGTACGATCTACGCTACTGGAGTATCGTCTTTCCGCTGGGGATGTATTCCGTCAGTACACGGGGAGTCAGTCATGCAATGAATGTTCATTTACTCGATCAGCTTTCCATCCTGTTCGCTTACATTGCTCTCGCGGCCTGGTTGCTGACAAGCGTCGGTTTGGGGCGTCACCTCATTCGCGGCTTTTACCGATCGGGAGAACCTTCCGCTCCGAACAGCCGTGCCTCGGGTGGGGATTCTTGCTGA
- a CDS encoding MOSC domain-containing protein gives MTDSATVHSIQVGKPNVIEATDHHKAWTTGFQKQTVAGPVLLERLNLVGDGQADLKHHGGPDKALCVYPISHYLLWRAELGLELVPGSFGENLTVCGMTEDDVCIGDIWKIGDTKVQVSQPRQPCWKLSRWWSVQDLAVRVQQTGRTGWYLRVLSEGQLEAGDSIQLVERINPRWTITAANQLMHSEKNNIEGAKTLASLPELSASWTATLTRRSRNQQESPPEARLFGAEGSPDR, from the coding sequence ATGACCGATTCCGCAACAGTTCATTCGATACAGGTTGGCAAACCAAATGTCATCGAAGCGACCGACCACCACAAAGCATGGACGACCGGATTTCAAAAACAAACGGTCGCTGGTCCGGTTCTGCTGGAACGATTGAATCTCGTCGGGGATGGACAAGCAGACTTGAAGCACCACGGCGGACCGGACAAAGCCCTTTGTGTTTACCCGATCAGTCACTACCTGTTATGGCGAGCTGAACTTGGACTCGAACTTGTCCCCGGATCATTTGGCGAAAACCTGACAGTTTGCGGGATGACTGAAGACGACGTTTGCATCGGCGACATCTGGAAAATTGGCGACACCAAAGTTCAGGTCTCACAACCTCGGCAACCATGCTGGAAGTTGTCACGCTGGTGGAGTGTTCAGGACCTTGCGGTTCGCGTACAGCAAACCGGACGGACCGGCTGGTATTTGCGAGTCCTGTCCGAAGGCCAGCTTGAAGCTGGAGATTCCATCCAACTTGTCGAACGTATCAACCCTCGGTGGACGATCACAGCTGCCAATCAACTGATGCACTCTGAGAAGAACAACATCGAAGGCGCGAAAACTCTTGCGAGCCTTCCCGAGTTGTCAGCAAGTTGGACAGCGACCCTGACGCGACGCAGCCGGAATCAGCAAGAATCCCCACCCGAGGCACGGCTGTTCGGAGCGGAAGGTTCTCCCGATCGGTAA
- a CDS encoding DUF542 domain-containing protein, with protein MECDLDTSIPDWIIEHPETTGVFNELGLDASCGGKSLEYVAFQKGLEPEDVLAKLRRAIENDPSGNNDGSSS; from the coding sequence ATGGAGTGTGACCTGGATACTTCGATTCCGGATTGGATTATTGAGCATCCCGAAACGACTGGTGTTTTCAACGAATTAGGCTTGGACGCCAGTTGTGGGGGCAAGTCACTGGAATATGTTGCGTTTCAAAAAGGGCTTGAACCGGAGGATGTGCTGGCGAAGCTCCGTCGCGCGATCGAAAACGATCCAAGCGGTAATAACGATGGATCGTCCTCCTGA
- a CDS encoding MgtC/SapB family protein gives MQFDPMASEFWIEIGVSVLCGSIVGIERELNRKPIGVRTCVLVCLGTALFVRVGSLVSTENSDPTRIIGQIVSGIGFLGGGVILARGEVVTGVTTASIVWLLAAIGTMVGASQFAAAIVVSVVAVLTLLGIDGLESAITRLREHRRKDKDE, from the coding sequence ATGCAGTTTGATCCCATGGCATCCGAGTTTTGGATTGAGATCGGAGTTTCAGTATTGTGTGGCTCGATCGTTGGGATCGAACGTGAACTGAATCGCAAGCCCATCGGCGTGAGAACCTGCGTTTTGGTTTGCCTGGGCACAGCGCTGTTTGTTCGTGTGGGGTCGCTGGTCTCCACCGAGAACTCTGATCCGACTCGTATCATCGGGCAGATCGTTTCAGGAATCGGCTTTCTAGGCGGGGGAGTCATTTTGGCTCGTGGCGAAGTCGTCACAGGAGTCACAACAGCAAGTATCGTCTGGCTGTTGGCTGCTATTGGAACGATGGTCGGGGCAAGCCAATTTGCTGCAGCGATTGTCGTGTCAGTCGTGGCGGTACTCACTCTTCTGGGGATTGATGGCCTCGAAAGTGCCATTACGAGACTTCGCGAACATCGAAGGAAAGATAAAGATGAATAG
- a CDS encoding MBL fold metallo-hydrolase: MTNFICNACGTSFPESESPPDECPVCQDERQYVPPSGQSWTTRESLSRNHANLWRSHEHNLLEIRTSPSFAIGQRAFLIQTPEGNILWDCIALLDEATRKIITSLGGLTAIAISHPHYYTTMQDWAAAFDVPVYLHARDREWVMRPDSRLKFWEDDQLELGKGLTLLRLGGHFPGGTVLHWDAGADGRGLLLSGDIVQVAVDPNQVSFMWSYPNMLPLSATTVKRIAKRLEPWEFDRIYGAFHGKTIPKDAKNIVMRSARRYVELLEYEQDC; encoded by the coding sequence ATGACAAACTTCATTTGCAACGCTTGTGGGACATCGTTTCCAGAGAGCGAAAGTCCGCCGGATGAGTGCCCTGTTTGCCAGGATGAACGTCAATATGTTCCGCCGTCAGGTCAAAGCTGGACGACGCGTGAGTCGCTTTCTCGCAATCATGCAAATCTATGGCGGTCGCACGAACATAATCTGCTGGAGATTCGCACCTCTCCAAGTTTCGCAATCGGTCAGCGAGCATTTCTGATACAGACTCCCGAGGGCAACATTCTCTGGGATTGTATTGCGTTGCTTGATGAGGCAACCAGAAAAATTATCACGTCACTGGGCGGACTCACAGCGATTGCGATTTCACATCCGCATTATTACACAACAATGCAGGACTGGGCCGCAGCGTTTGACGTGCCGGTTTATTTGCATGCCCGTGATCGCGAATGGGTCATGCGACCGGACTCGCGGTTGAAGTTTTGGGAGGACGATCAGCTTGAGCTTGGCAAAGGGCTGACGTTACTCCGCTTGGGGGGACACTTCCCGGGGGGAACCGTCTTGCACTGGGACGCCGGTGCCGATGGACGTGGCCTGTTGCTCAGTGGTGATATTGTGCAGGTTGCCGTCGATCCCAATCAGGTCTCGTTCATGTGGAGCTATCCGAACATGCTGCCACTTTCAGCGACAACCGTGAAACGTATCGCGAAGCGACTCGAACCGTGGGAGTTTGATCGCATCTACGGTGCCTTTCATGGCAAGACGATTCCAAAGGACGCAAAGAACATTGTGATGCGATCCGCACGGCGATACGTAGAACTCCTTGAGTACGAACAAGACTGCTAA
- a CDS encoding DUF488 domain-containing protein gives MPKKNPVIHTIGHSTRSFDELVELLRTYGVQRLVDVRTVPRSRHNPQFNRETLAKSLRNRRLNYRHLKGLGGLRYSRRDSMNTAWRNKSFRGYADYMQTPEFEAALEALIELAYEKPAAIMCAEAVPWRCHRSLIADALIIRGFDVWDIMSLTSARLHKLSPFAKVCGTTITYPGEEASGS, from the coding sequence ATGCCGAAAAAGAATCCCGTGATTCACACGATCGGTCATTCCACGAGAAGTTTCGATGAGCTGGTGGAACTTCTCCGGACATACGGCGTTCAGCGACTGGTTGATGTGCGAACGGTCCCACGTTCACGCCACAATCCTCAGTTCAATCGAGAGACATTGGCGAAGTCGCTACGTAACCGGCGGCTCAATTATCGACACCTCAAGGGACTCGGCGGGTTGCGGTATTCGCGTCGCGATTCGATGAATACAGCATGGCGCAACAAGTCATTTCGAGGTTATGCCGATTACATGCAGACGCCGGAATTCGAGGCCGCGCTCGAAGCGTTGATTGAACTGGCTTACGAGAAACCAGCTGCAATCATGTGTGCCGAAGCTGTCCCGTGGCGTTGCCATCGTTCGTTGATCGCCGATGCATTGATCATTCGGGGTTTCGATGTCTGGGACATCATGAGTCTCACGAGTGCCAGGCTGCACAAGCTTTCGCCATTCGCAAAGGTTTGTGGAACAACGATCACTTACCCCGGTGAAGAGGCGTCAGGCAGCTGA
- a CDS encoding helix-turn-helix domain-containing protein, with product MDGVKPSYGCNPEVIKYFRKQRGLTQAELSREAGYSERLVNKAESGRSISKEAIADLAEALSSPDLIVHPEDLICDPASFARKYVEAFYTGQKNAMSYIQPFLDESVVLNMQGDPKEIPFAGTFHGHAGVAEMIKKTFEVLVVPEGHDYRPHYHFLSSGNNVIIWGKTYIHPIGCPPKEPVVISIRIQFHKGKVIQIDDRYDIKSIADGIAKSSRLKKHQLPDASSPG from the coding sequence ATGGACGGCGTGAAACCGTCGTATGGCTGTAACCCGGAAGTCATTAAGTATTTCCGAAAGCAACGAGGCTTGACGCAAGCGGAGCTTTCCCGAGAGGCGGGGTACAGCGAACGGTTGGTCAACAAAGCGGAATCGGGACGATCGATTTCAAAAGAGGCCATCGCAGACCTGGCTGAGGCGCTCAGCTCGCCAGATCTGATTGTCCACCCGGAAGACTTGATTTGCGATCCAGCCAGCTTCGCCCGGAAGTATGTTGAGGCCTTCTACACCGGACAGAAGAATGCAATGTCTTACATTCAGCCGTTTCTTGACGAATCTGTGGTCCTGAACATGCAGGGTGACCCGAAAGAAATCCCTTTCGCAGGAACATTCCACGGGCATGCGGGCGTCGCTGAAATGATTAAAAAAACATTTGAAGTTCTGGTTGTTCCAGAGGGGCATGATTACCGCCCACATTATCATTTTCTCAGCAGCGGCAACAACGTAATCATCTGGGGAAAAACTTATATCCACCCGATTGGTTGCCCTCCCAAAGAGCCGGTGGTGATCTCGATCCGAATTCAGTTTCACAAAGGCAAAGTGATCCAGATCGACGACCGCTACGACATCAAATCGATCGCGGATGGAATCGCAAAAAGCTCCAGGTTAAAAAAACATCAGCTGCCTGACGCCTCTTCACCGGGGTAA
- a CDS encoding PEP-CTERM sorting domain-containing protein has product MNSKFFVLLGSLCALVTFGTLEAGYILTDLGTLGGSYSYGYGINNSGQVTGRSYNGSEYHAFLYSGGSMQDLGTLGGNSSYGSGINDSGQVTGSSSNGSENHAFLHNGTTMQDLGTLPEGNSSVGLGINDSGQVTGYSRSSSGARAFLYNGTTMQDLGTLGGGFSYGYGINDSGQVTGYSSTGSGTRAFLYNGTTMQDLGTLGGFESIGYGINAAGHVVGWSYNSSYDQRAFLYDGSTMLDLNDLISAGSGYTLFVARGINDHGQIVANANTSMGTRAVLLTPETSAVPEPSAFLLLSLCAGAAIFAQRKRRIKKRS; this is encoded by the coding sequence ATGAATTCGAAATTCTTCGTGCTGCTTGGGTCGCTCTGCGCGCTCGTCACTTTCGGGACTCTAGAAGCAGGCTACATCCTCACCGACCTCGGCACGCTCGGGGGAAGTTACAGTTACGGTTATGGGATTAACAACAGCGGCCAGGTGACAGGAAGATCCTACAACGGCAGTGAATATCATGCCTTTCTGTACAGCGGAGGATCGATGCAGGACCTCGGCACGCTCGGGGGAAATTCCAGTTACGGTTCCGGGATTAACGATAGCGGCCAGGTGACAGGGTCCTCCTCCAACGGCAGTGAAAATCACGCCTTCCTGCACAACGGGACAACGATGCAGGACCTCGGCACGCTCCCGGAGGGGAATTCAAGTGTCGGTCTTGGGATTAACGATAGCGGCCAGGTGACAGGATACTCCAGATCTAGCAGTGGGGCTCGCGCCTTTCTGTACAACGGGACAACGATGCAGGACCTCGGCACGCTCGGGGGAGGTTTCAGTTACGGTTACGGGATTAACGACAGCGGCCAGGTGACAGGATACTCCTCCACCGGCAGTGGGACTCGCGCCTTTCTGTACAACGGGACAACGATGCAGGACCTCGGCACGCTCGGGGGATTTGAGAGTATCGGATACGGGATTAACGCTGCCGGGCATGTCGTTGGCTGGTCATATAACAGCAGCTATGACCAGCGTGCATTTCTTTACGATGGCTCAACGATGTTGGACTTGAACGACCTGATCTCCGCAGGATCAGGCTACACATTATTTGTAGCAAGGGGAATCAACGATCACGGGCAAATCGTGGCCAACGCCAACACGAGCATGGGGACCAGAGCAGTCCTGCTGACGCCAGAGACATCCGCAGTCCCGGAACCTTCAGCCTTCCTGCTGCTAAGCCTCTGCGCCGGCGCAGCCATCTTCGCCCAGCGAAAACGCCGAATCAAAAAACGCTCTTAG
- a CDS encoding metallophosphoesterase: protein MSSLDAAEDRLDAAPENSFSIVVIPDTQAYKSRKSVDQNGEEISQVTNPIFEAHTDWIAKNLKSQNIVFVSHVGDIVDKNRQDQWSVARSCMDRIHGLVPYGISVGNHDMTSKGDSSLFQDNFPAARYQDEEWYGGTFTPAGNNPKVSGNNANSYQLYEASGRKFLHLHLECNAPDDVLAWADNVFEDHSDRIAIVTTHMGLGPRDKPKSNQEFIDAPKGRMRWLKIHGKRGNTPEQMWEKCFSQHKNLFMICCGDQSRTQSRHEVAVGVHGNSVHQLLSDYSTGWLRMYRFLPDQNEVQVITFDPRSEELCAKSRYVDGRDNHQFRFPLPK from the coding sequence ATGTCTTCTCTCGACGCAGCTGAGGATCGTCTTGATGCCGCGCCCGAGAACTCATTTTCGATAGTCGTTATTCCAGACACTCAGGCGTACAAGAGTCGCAAGAGCGTTGACCAGAATGGAGAAGAGATCAGCCAGGTCACGAATCCAATTTTCGAGGCTCACACTGATTGGATTGCGAAGAACCTCAAGTCTCAAAACATTGTGTTTGTTTCTCATGTGGGTGATATCGTCGACAAGAATCGCCAGGATCAGTGGAGTGTCGCCCGGAGTTGTATGGACCGCATCCATGGGCTGGTTCCCTATGGAATTTCTGTCGGCAATCACGATATGACTTCGAAGGGTGACTCAAGTCTGTTCCAAGACAACTTTCCTGCCGCTCGTTATCAAGATGAGGAATGGTACGGAGGAACATTTACTCCAGCAGGCAACAACCCAAAGGTTTCTGGCAATAATGCCAACAGCTATCAACTGTATGAAGCAAGTGGTCGAAAGTTCTTGCATCTGCACCTTGAATGCAATGCCCCTGATGATGTCCTCGCGTGGGCTGACAATGTGTTCGAAGATCACTCAGACCGTATCGCAATTGTGACAACACACATGGGACTGGGCCCCCGCGATAAGCCGAAGAGTAACCAGGAGTTCATTGATGCACCGAAAGGGCGAATGCGGTGGCTGAAGATTCATGGAAAGCGAGGGAACACGCCGGAACAGATGTGGGAGAAATGTTTCTCTCAACACAAGAATCTGTTCATGATCTGCTGTGGTGACCAAAGTCGGACTCAGTCACGCCATGAAGTTGCAGTCGGCGTACACGGGAACTCGGTTCATCAACTCTTGTCGGATTACAGTACCGGCTGGTTAAGAATGTACCGTTTCCTGCCAGATCAAAACGAAGTGCAGGTGATCACATTCGATCCACGGTCAGAAGAGCTCTGTGCAAAATCAAGATACGTGGATGGCCGAGACAATCATCAGTTTCGATTTCCGTTGCCGAAATAG